The segment CACCCATTCCTGTGGGTATTGCAATGTCAACGTATTTGTTGGCAAATTTTTTGTGGGATTCTGGAAGAATACCGATCGTAATACCACCTGCTTCTCTTGCACCTTTAGAAGCGGATTCCATAATGCCACCCTTACCACCGGTTAGGACAATCCATCCTTCCTTCGCTATAAGCCTACCTAACTCTTCTGCGAATTTTTTTGCATCTTCTGAGGGTTCCGAAGGTCCAATTACCCCAATTAACTTTCGCATTTTGAAATTTTATAATAATTGTTTTGTATAGGCAAAAGTACCTTTGCCTTTACGTCATTTGTAAATTATCATTTAACAGATGAAAGAACGCAATTTTTACGTAGCTTTGCTGATTTCAGTTGTGGTGCTTGCGCTCTCTTTTTTATTGAATCTGAGATTCCTTAAAAGAAGTGTAGATCACGTGGTTTTTGAGGATGTAAAGACCTTGAGAAGTGTTCTTGTCAGTTCCCTTCACACAGTAATCCAAACCCAGAAAGAGCAAGAATTTTATGTGGTGAAAAATCTTCTAAAGGCTGAAGAGTGGCTTTCTGAGAATCCAGTGCCCAATTATCAAAATTTAAGGTGGCTGAAAGAGGTAACTGAAATTTCCGGTATATTGTTCCTCGATTTAGATTTAAAACCCATAGGGATGTTTCCCCCGGATGCTAAGATTGATTCTATTCTTGCTGGGTTTGAAAAAGAGGCCCTTAATCAGCAGGATATCTATCCATACGAGAATGATTATTCCATCAATCTTGCTTCGAGGATCGGAAGCAAAATTGCAGTCCTTTACGTCGTTAGAAGTGATATAATGAATCGCCGATTGAGTGCGGGTACAGGGGAACTTCTAAATACCCTTGAGAAAGATAGGAAAATTGCTTATCTTGCACTTCAGGACACGCAGGGTATCTGGTTTGGCGTAAAAGTCCCCGAGGATTTAAGCGATCTTGATGAGGACTCCCCTTTAGTAAAGGTTTTTGAAGGAAAGAAATCCTATTCAAGAGTAGTGAAGGTTTCAGGTGAAGAGGTTCTTGAAATTTCTATGCCTTTCGAATTACCAGGTGTTTTTAAAGGTATTATGAGGCTTGGAATATCCAGATCTTACTACACTTCGGCTTATAAGGGCTTTGTGAGGAATCTTTTTCTGCTTCACCTCTTGCTCCTTGTTTTCCTTGCCATTGCTCTTTCTCTTATATATTCAAGGAAACGCTTACAGCTTAAGCTTGCAAGTTTTGACACGCTGTTAAGCAATGTTCCCCTTGGTATAGCAATTTTCGATAGAGATGACACTCTCATTTTTGCCAATGATGAGTTTTACAAAATTCTGAAAATGCCCAAGCAGAAAGCAAAGGAGATAAAGTTAAATGAAATTTTGCCAGATTTGCCCGTTCTCGAGGTTTATGTCAAGAAAGATGCTCTTAAAAAGCTTCGATACACAGCGGTTCCTGTTTTTTCCACTAAGAATAGGAGGAGCGCAACATTACTGATTGTAGAGAGTACGATTCTGGAGGATAAGATCGAAAGAGCGGAGAGGATTGAATTACTTGGAGAAATGTCTGCACAGGTTGCACATGAGATAAAGAATCCTCTCAATTCAATAAGCATGATTATTCAAAGGCTTAATTCTGAGTTTCTAATTCATCCGGAAATGGAGTCAAAGGAACTTCTCTCTATTTTGATGAGGGAGACGGAAAAGATTAAAGAAATTGTGAATCGTTTTGTATCTATCATGGCACCTCTTAAAATAAATTGGGAGTGTGTTGACCTTTGTGAGATGGTCGATGAACTTCTTGCTGAGTTTCTTGCTGAATTCAGGGCTCGTGAAATTAATTTCAGGACAGTTTATAAGGCTTGCCCGAAAATCCTTATCGATAGATTTCGTTTTAAAGAGGCTTTGAGGAACCTTATTAGAAATTCTATAGAAGCTATTTCTCAGCAAGGTGAGATTAAGGTTGCCATTGTTTCAAAAGGGGAGTTTGTAGATGTAATTGTTGGAGATAATGGAGTGGGCATGGACAGGGACGAGCTGATGAGAGCAGGAAATCCCTTCTATACAACCAAGGCTAAAGGTTCGGGGTTTGGTTTATTTTTTGTAAGGAAGGTAGTGGAGGCTCACGGTGGGGAATTAATAATTAAAAGCGTTAAAAACCATGGAACAGTTGCGGTTCTGAGGATTCCCTATGGTAAAGATCGCCGTTGTTGAAGACGATAAGAATGAAAGGTGGATTTTAGCAGATTTCTTGAAGAAAAAGGGGTATGCCGTTTTTGATTTTGAGTCAGGAGAAGAGGCCTTTGAGTTTTTTGAAAAAAATCCGGTAGAAGTAGTGATTTCCGACTTCAGACTTCCCGGTTTAAGTGGTGTTGAATTGCTGGGAAAGGTTAAAGCCTTAAGACCTCAAACGGAGTTTATTATTGTTACTGCTTATGGTGATGTGAATAGTGCTGTTGAAGCAATGAAAAAGGGTGCTTATGACTACCTTTTGAAACCCTTAAATCTGGAGGAGTTATTATTGAAATTGAAGCGTATAGAGGAGAAATTTTTGTTGGTTCGAAAACTGGAGGAAATTGAGAGCGAGATCAGATATTCTAAGGGAACCATAATTGCGGAGTCCAGGCAAATGAAAGAAGTTGTTGAAATGGCTAAAGAGGTCGCGCCTACTAATACATCTGTATTGATTACGGGCGAAAGTGGAACGGGTAAAGAAGTTCTTGCAAGATTTATCCATGAACATTCGGGAAGGGTGGGCACCTTTGTACCCATCTCCTGCGCTGCGATACCAGATACATTGTTGGAAGCTGAATTATTTGGGTACGAGAAGGGGGCTTTTACTGGTGCTAACACTGATAAACCGGGGAAGATAGAGCTTGCCGATGGCGGTACCCTCTTTTTGGACGAGATTGGTGAATTGTCTCCACTTTTACAGGCAAAACTTCTCAGAGTCCTTGAAGATAGAGAAGTTGTGAGGTTGGGCTCCACTAAAACAAAGAAAATCAATGTGAGGTATCTATTCGCTACCAATAGAGACCTTGGGAAAATGGTGAAAGAGGGAACTTTCAGGGAGGATCTGTTTTATAGAATCAACGTATTTCACATCAAAATTCCACCCTTAAGAGAAAGAATCGAGGATATACTCCCTCTTGCCCATTATTTTCTTAA is part of the bacterium genome and harbors:
- a CDS encoding TIGR00725 family protein, which gives rise to MRKLIGVIGPSEPSEDAKKFAEELGRLIAKEGWIVLTGGKGGIMESASKGAREAGGITIGILPESHKKFANKYVDIAIPTGMGEARNIILVNSSDAIVAVSLSAGTLIEIATAGKIGKIILGYRITNIPGVNLITISTPEEAISILKNLLKE
- a CDS encoding ATP-binding protein, coding for MKERNFYVALLISVVVLALSFLLNLRFLKRSVDHVVFEDVKTLRSVLVSSLHTVIQTQKEQEFYVVKNLLKAEEWLSENPVPNYQNLRWLKEVTEISGILFLDLDLKPIGMFPPDAKIDSILAGFEKEALNQQDIYPYENDYSINLASRIGSKIAVLYVVRSDIMNRRLSAGTGELLNTLEKDRKIAYLALQDTQGIWFGVKVPEDLSDLDEDSPLVKVFEGKKSYSRVVKVSGEEVLEISMPFELPGVFKGIMRLGISRSYYTSAYKGFVRNLFLLHLLLLVFLAIALSLIYSRKRLQLKLASFDTLLSNVPLGIAIFDRDDTLIFANDEFYKILKMPKQKAKEIKLNEILPDLPVLEVYVKKDALKKLRYTAVPVFSTKNRRSATLLIVESTILEDKIERAERIELLGEMSAQVAHEIKNPLNSISMIIQRLNSEFLIHPEMESKELLSILMRETEKIKEIVNRFVSIMAPLKINWECVDLCEMVDELLAEFLAEFRAREINFRTVYKACPKILIDRFRFKEALRNLIRNSIEAISQQGEIKVAIVSKGEFVDVIVGDNGVGMDRDELMRAGNPFYTTKAKGSGFGLFFVRKVVEAHGGELIIKSVKNHGTVAVLRIPYGKDRRC
- a CDS encoding sigma-54 dependent transcriptional regulator, yielding MVKIAVVEDDKNERWILADFLKKKGYAVFDFESGEEAFEFFEKNPVEVVISDFRLPGLSGVELLGKVKALRPQTEFIIVTAYGDVNSAVEAMKKGAYDYLLKPLNLEELLLKLKRIEEKFLLVRKLEEIESEIRYSKGTIIAESRQMKEVVEMAKEVAPTNTSVLITGESGTGKEVLARFIHEHSGRVGTFVPISCAAIPDTLLEAELFGYEKGAFTGANTDKPGKIELADGGTLFLDEIGELSPLLQAKLLRVLEDREVVRLGSTKTKKINVRYLFATNRDLGKMVKEGTFREDLFYRINVFHIKIPPLRERIEDILPLAHYFLKKFSREMNKSIRGFTEDAQSALLLYKWPGNVRELQNVIERACVLCKKELITKDLLFLQEMGGAVSMKLKDVEKEHIRKVLELVDWNISKASEILGIHRNTLRLKIKEYGLEE